The Streptomyces sp. CC0208 genome window below encodes:
- a CDS encoding PP2C family protein-serine/threonine phosphatase yields the protein MDVVKASEPQPSAEAQLRAAAPHTLVATARRLLAERVDAQEVTLLLADYGLDVLQPVTHLPHTGPPVSAQEGPAGSAFLTQKPVLEVLHDPVGNLAHLPITVRGDRLGVLSVQLPAGAVDPHTVLQLGDFATALGHEVTTAGRDTDLYLQARRTRRLTLAAEMQWQLLPGRGCAREEYVIGAHLEPAYSIGGDTFDWSTGADHLFLTITDGMGQGIDASLLASLTTGALRNARRAGIGLADQACLADQAVYAQYGGKAYTSTLLLRFELATGLVQAVDAGSPQLFRQRGGRTERVELEAQLPLGMFEETLYAEQTFRVEPGDRLIAVSSGVHGTRSATGDLFGERVLRQVLGATRSTAPHETARAVVAGLIEHFGSKELLSDAAVVCLDWNGRQG from the coding sequence GTGGATGTCGTGAAAGCCTCTGAACCGCAGCCGTCCGCGGAGGCCCAACTCCGCGCGGCCGCGCCGCACACACTGGTCGCCACCGCCCGCCGTCTGCTGGCCGAGCGGGTGGACGCCCAGGAGGTGACCCTCCTCCTCGCCGACTACGGCCTGGACGTCCTGCAACCGGTGACGCACCTGCCGCACACCGGTCCCCCGGTCTCCGCCCAGGAGGGGCCCGCGGGCAGCGCCTTCCTCACCCAGAAGCCGGTGTTGGAGGTCCTCCACGACCCGGTCGGCAACCTGGCCCATCTGCCCATCACCGTGCGCGGCGACCGTCTCGGCGTCCTGTCCGTCCAGCTGCCCGCAGGGGCCGTCGACCCGCACACCGTGCTCCAGCTCGGCGACTTCGCCACGGCCCTCGGCCATGAGGTCACCACCGCCGGCCGCGACACCGACCTCTACCTCCAGGCCCGCCGTACCCGTCGGCTGACCCTCGCCGCCGAGATGCAGTGGCAGCTCCTGCCCGGCCGGGGCTGCGCGCGCGAGGAGTACGTCATCGGCGCCCACCTCGAACCCGCCTACTCCATCGGCGGCGACACCTTCGACTGGTCCACCGGCGCCGACCACCTGTTCCTGACCATCACCGACGGCATGGGACAGGGCATCGACGCCTCCCTGCTCGCCAGTCTCACGACCGGCGCCCTGCGCAACGCCCGCCGCGCCGGCATAGGCCTCGCCGACCAGGCATGCCTCGCCGACCAGGCCGTCTACGCCCAGTACGGCGGCAAGGCGTACACCTCCACACTGCTGCTGCGCTTCGAGCTGGCCACGGGCCTCGTGCAGGCCGTCGACGCGGGCTCCCCCCAACTGTTCCGGCAGCGTGGCGGGCGTACCGAGCGGGTCGAGCTGGAGGCGCAGCTGCCGCTCGGCATGTTCGAGGAGACCCTCTACGCGGAGCAGACCTTCCGGGTCGAGCCCGGCGACCGGCTCATCGCGGTCAGCAGCGGTGTCCACGGCACCCGCTCCGCGACGGGCGACCTGTTCGGCGAGCGGGTCCTGCGCCAGGTCCTCGGCGCCACCCGTTCGACGGCGCCGCACGAGACGGCACGCGCGGTCGTCGCCGGCCTGATCGAGCACTTCGGCAGCAAGGAACTGCTGTCCGACGCCGCCGTGGTCTGCCTCGACTGGAACGGCCGCCAGGGCTGA
- a CDS encoding anti-sigma regulatory factor, whose protein sequence is MHAPSASTTRLPIGSDADLAWVRQQVRQTAAGLGFNLVQQTKLVTAASELARNALVHGGGGHMEMTVLTEGAHHGLRLSFVDAGPGIRDVELAMTDGYTTGNGLGMGLSGAKRLVKEFTLDTRPGQGTTVTVTDWVSGLPAPRTGAP, encoded by the coding sequence ATGCATGCCCCCAGCGCCTCGACCACGCGCCTGCCCATCGGCTCGGACGCCGACCTGGCCTGGGTACGCCAACAAGTGCGCCAGACCGCTGCCGGTCTCGGATTCAACCTGGTCCAGCAGACGAAGCTGGTGACCGCGGCCAGTGAACTGGCGCGCAACGCCCTCGTCCACGGCGGCGGCGGACACATGGAGATGACGGTGCTGACGGAGGGCGCCCACCACGGACTGCGACTGTCCTTCGTCGACGCGGGCCCCGGCATCCGGGACGTCGAACTCGCCATGACCGACGGTTACACCACCGGAAACGGCCTGGGCATGGGGCTGAGCGGGGCCAAGCGGCTCGTCAAGGAGTTCACTCTCGACACCCGCCCCGGCCAGGGCACCACCGTCACCGTCACCGACTGGGTCTCCGGCCTGCCCGCGCCCCGTACGGGTGCGCCGTGA
- a CDS encoding GAF domain-containing SpoIIE family protein phosphatase has protein sequence MTAPPDVWKIASVADAARARAAVDHVATDGGTPTLERVRFLTSLTARLRHCLSRGGEWELRLHVRQSATEQPARLEVTLRPVGDREPGAQDETPLLTCSLPHQPARKSRRAATSLPQALLAADENTAAVLSLLDEQEDLVRLHREELHHTNQGVLALHADLEAGARAQRELLEAERTARAATERARRLLTFLGDASAAITSSLSHTAILRRLSDMLVPEYAERLDVWLFDEEEYEDHDDERAQRVREHSAAAVAAARTGRPQHAAAHPGALPGVDDLPPSALSPERPLLAIPLVAQRLLGVLTLTAPGPRFDEDTSVMLVELARRVGVALDHAHRYQQSRNTAEALQRAQLTDLPTPPGLLLAARYLPATWGMNIGGDWYDAFLQPDGSLLAVIGDVTGHGLHAAVVMGQLRTALRAYAVENATPGEILTRLHRMLGHLQPDLYATALIARFRPGEPEVVWASAGHPPAVVRGADGTVRVLEAKPGVMLGIPLPYVYKDHRADLPPGSSLVLYTDGLVERRGQGIDPGIGRLARALEALNTPELEQDLDAAADALLKPLLYDSERDDDVCLLLCHTVTPTAPERSLKADRFPSGSEPPGGPPARGSVKDTRREGGCRESL, from the coding sequence ATGACCGCACCCCCTGACGTCTGGAAGATCGCGTCGGTCGCCGATGCCGCCCGGGCCCGTGCAGCCGTCGACCATGTCGCCACGGACGGCGGGACGCCGACGCTGGAGCGGGTCCGCTTCCTAACGTCGCTGACGGCACGCCTGCGCCACTGCCTCAGCCGCGGCGGTGAGTGGGAACTCCGGCTCCACGTCCGGCAGTCCGCCACCGAGCAGCCCGCCCGTCTCGAGGTGACGCTGCGCCCGGTCGGCGACCGCGAGCCGGGCGCGCAGGACGAAACACCCTTGCTCACCTGCTCCCTGCCGCACCAGCCGGCCCGGAAGAGTCGCCGAGCCGCGACCTCGCTGCCGCAGGCCCTGCTGGCCGCGGACGAGAACACCGCGGCGGTGCTGAGCCTCCTCGACGAGCAGGAAGACCTGGTCCGGCTGCACCGGGAGGAACTGCACCACACCAACCAGGGCGTTCTGGCGCTGCACGCCGACCTGGAGGCCGGGGCCCGCGCCCAGCGCGAGCTCCTCGAAGCCGAGCGGACCGCACGCGCCGCGACGGAGCGGGCCCGGCGCCTGCTGACCTTTCTCGGTGACGCGAGCGCCGCCATCACATCGTCCCTCAGCCATACGGCCATCCTGCGCCGCCTCTCCGACATGCTGGTGCCGGAGTACGCGGAGCGTCTCGACGTCTGGCTCTTCGACGAGGAGGAGTACGAGGACCACGACGACGAGCGCGCGCAGCGCGTCCGGGAGCACTCGGCCGCCGCCGTGGCCGCCGCCCGCACGGGGCGCCCCCAGCACGCCGCCGCCCACCCCGGCGCCCTGCCCGGCGTCGACGACCTCCCGCCCTCCGCCCTGTCCCCCGAGCGGCCGCTGCTGGCCATCCCCCTCGTCGCGCAGCGCCTGCTGGGCGTCCTCACCCTGACCGCGCCTGGCCCCCGCTTCGACGAGGACACCTCCGTGATGCTGGTCGAGCTGGCCCGCCGCGTCGGCGTCGCGCTGGACCACGCCCACCGATACCAGCAGTCCCGCAACACCGCCGAAGCCCTCCAGCGGGCCCAGCTCACCGACCTGCCCACCCCGCCGGGTCTGCTGCTCGCCGCGCGGTACCTTCCCGCCACCTGGGGCATGAACATCGGCGGCGACTGGTACGACGCCTTCCTCCAGCCCGACGGCAGCCTGCTGGCCGTCATAGGGGATGTCACCGGCCACGGACTGCACGCCGCCGTCGTCATGGGTCAGTTGCGCACAGCCCTGCGCGCCTACGCCGTCGAGAACGCCACCCCCGGCGAGATCCTCACGCGGCTGCACCGCATGCTCGGCCACCTCCAGCCGGACCTGTACGCCACCGCGCTGATCGCCCGCTTCCGGCCGGGCGAGCCGGAGGTGGTCTGGGCCTCGGCCGGCCACCCGCCCGCCGTCGTGCGCGGCGCCGACGGGACCGTACGGGTGCTGGAGGCCAAGCCCGGCGTGATGCTGGGCATCCCGCTGCCCTACGTGTACAAGGATCACCGGGCCGACCTGCCTCCCGGCTCGTCCCTCGTGCTGTACACCGACGGCCTGGTCGAACGCCGGGGGCAGGGTATCGACCCGGGCATCGGTCGCCTGGCCCGCGCCCTGGAGGCGTTGAACACCCCGGAGCTGGAACAGGACCTGGACGCGGCCGCGGACGCCCTGCTCAAGCCCCTCCTGTACGACTCCGAACGGGACGACGACGTCTGCCTGCTGCTGTGCCACACCGTGACGCCGACTGCGCCGGAGCGGTCCCTGAAGGCGGACCGATTCCCCTCCGGCTCCGAACCTCCTGGCGGCCCGCCCGCTCGCGGTAGCGTGAAGGACACAAGGCGAGAGGGTGGATGTCGTGAAAGCCTCTGA
- a CDS encoding STAS domain-containing protein, with product MTGFVAPHSGPGPVPVLALGDVLLVTLQGELHDGAAEQLQHDIAQRIASSATPVNGVVIDISGVEIVDSFLGRVLAEIAASSRLLAARTVLAGMRPAVAITLVEMGLTLPGLGTALNVESALSLLGRATSAAPTAHLEEGA from the coding sequence GTGACCGGCTTCGTCGCCCCGCACTCCGGCCCGGGCCCGGTGCCGGTCCTGGCGCTGGGAGACGTCCTGCTGGTCACGCTGCAGGGCGAGCTGCACGACGGCGCGGCCGAACAGCTGCAGCACGACATCGCCCAGCGGATCGCCTCCAGTGCCACGCCGGTGAACGGTGTCGTGATCGACATCTCCGGCGTGGAGATCGTCGACTCCTTCCTCGGGCGCGTCCTGGCCGAGATCGCCGCGAGCTCGCGCCTGCTGGCCGCGCGGACCGTACTGGCCGGCATGCGTCCGGCCGTCGCCATCACCCTCGTCGAGATGGGTCTCACCCTGCCCGGCCTGGGGACGGCGCTGAACGTCGAGAGTGCCCTGTCCCTGCTGGGCCGCGCGACCTCGGCTGCTCCGACCGCACACCTGGAAGAGGGTGCATGA
- the rph gene encoding rifamycin-inactivating phosphotransferase gives MTERYVLDLQEIDESQVAVVGGKGAHLGSLSRIEGIRVPAGFCVTTDAYRRVVAQSPSLDAQLEELSRVSPDDQEAIRTLSAEIRRTVEEIAVPDDLAGAITRALARSGERTAYAVRSSATAEDLPTASFAGQQDTYLNVVGPAAILRHISRCWASLFTERAVTYRRRNGIDDRTVRMAVVVQQMVFPHASGILFTADPVSGNRTVATVDAGFGLGEALVSGLVNPDVFKVRHGEVVARTISAKQREVHALLAGGTREVPIDAQRQQQPALTDAQAVRLVELGRRIEARFGRPQDIEWCLVDDDFHIVQSRPITTLFPVPESADQENHVYVSVGHQQMMTDPMKPLGLSMWQQTAMVRMHEAGGRLFVDVTQRLAAPASRAGLLDLMGRGDPLVRDALETVLDREDFVPSLPDAPPAGPRAGAAPEPVATDPAVVTGLIERSQASLAALRRDVLTKTGPELFDFLPTAFEEHKRVLTDPLNFKAIMAGMEATWWLNDKLEEWLGEKNAADTLTLSAPGNVTSEMGLALLDVADVIRPHPQVVEFLAGVEDDDFLDELAKVPGGTEARDAIEAYLDRYGMRCVGEIDITRPRWSERPGTLVPVILDNVRNFEPGAARRRFEQGLQQARKKEQEVLSRLRALPDGERKADETKGMIDRVRTFIGYREYPKYDIISRYFVYKQALMAEAERLAQAGVLAEKEDVFYLTFEEFHDVVRTRQIDDRLVRQRKDAFRAYQALTPPRVLTSDGEALTGAYRRDDVPDGALIGLPVSTGTVEGRARVILDMAEADLEAGDILVTTFTDPSWSPLFVAVAGLVTEVGGLMTHGAVIAREYGLPAVVGVEQATRRIRDGQRIRVHGTDGYIEILS, from the coding sequence GTGACCGAGCGGTACGTGCTGGACCTTCAGGAGATCGACGAGAGTCAGGTCGCCGTCGTCGGCGGCAAGGGGGCGCACCTGGGCAGCCTGTCGCGGATCGAGGGCATCCGTGTACCGGCGGGCTTCTGCGTGACGACGGACGCCTACCGGCGGGTCGTGGCGCAGTCACCGTCGCTCGACGCACAGCTGGAGGAGCTGTCGCGTGTGAGCCCGGACGACCAGGAGGCGATCCGCACGCTCAGCGCGGAGATCCGCCGGACGGTGGAGGAGATCGCCGTCCCGGACGATCTGGCAGGGGCGATCACCCGTGCGCTCGCCCGGTCGGGCGAGCGGACCGCTTACGCCGTCCGGTCGAGCGCCACGGCCGAGGACCTGCCGACGGCCTCGTTCGCCGGGCAGCAGGACACCTACCTGAACGTCGTCGGTCCGGCGGCGATCCTGCGGCACATCAGCAGATGCTGGGCGTCACTGTTCACCGAACGAGCCGTGACCTACCGCCGGCGCAACGGCATCGACGACCGTACGGTCCGTATGGCCGTCGTCGTGCAGCAGATGGTCTTCCCGCACGCGTCCGGCATCCTGTTCACGGCCGACCCCGTCTCGGGCAACCGGACGGTCGCCACCGTGGACGCCGGCTTCGGTCTCGGCGAGGCCCTGGTGTCCGGGCTGGTGAACCCGGACGTCTTCAAGGTGCGCCACGGCGAGGTCGTCGCCAGGACGATCTCCGCCAAGCAGCGGGAGGTGCACGCCCTGCTGGCCGGAGGCACGCGGGAAGTGCCGATCGACGCGCAGCGGCAGCAGCAGCCGGCGCTGACGGATGCGCAGGCGGTCCGGCTCGTGGAGCTCGGGCGACGGATCGAAGCGCGTTTCGGCCGCCCGCAGGACATCGAATGGTGCCTGGTCGACGACGACTTCCACATCGTGCAGAGCCGGCCGATCACGACGCTGTTCCCCGTCCCCGAGAGCGCCGACCAGGAGAACCACGTCTACGTCTCCGTCGGACATCAGCAGATGATGACCGACCCCATGAAGCCGCTGGGCCTGTCCATGTGGCAGCAGACGGCCATGGTGCGGATGCACGAGGCCGGCGGAAGGCTGTTCGTCGACGTCACCCAGCGTCTGGCCGCGCCCGCGAGCCGGGCCGGCCTGCTGGACCTCATGGGCAGGGGCGACCCGCTGGTCAGGGACGCGTTGGAGACCGTCCTCGACCGCGAGGACTTCGTCCCGTCGCTCCCGGACGCTCCGCCCGCCGGACCGCGCGCCGGCGCGGCCCCCGAGCCGGTCGCCACCGACCCGGCGGTCGTCACCGGGCTGATCGAGCGCAGCCAGGCGTCCCTCGCCGCCCTGCGGCGCGATGTCCTCACGAAGACGGGGCCGGAGCTGTTCGACTTCCTGCCGACGGCCTTCGAGGAGCACAAACGCGTCCTCACCGATCCGCTGAACTTCAAGGCGATCATGGCGGGCATGGAGGCCACGTGGTGGCTCAACGACAAGCTGGAGGAGTGGCTCGGCGAGAAGAACGCGGCGGACACGCTCACGCTGTCCGCCCCCGGCAACGTCACGTCGGAGATGGGACTCGCGCTGCTCGACGTCGCCGACGTGATCCGCCCGCATCCGCAGGTGGTCGAGTTCCTGGCGGGCGTCGAGGACGACGACTTCCTCGACGAGCTGGCGAAGGTCCCGGGCGGGACCGAGGCCCGCGACGCCATCGAGGCCTACCTCGACCGGTACGGCATGCGCTGCGTCGGCGAGATCGACATCACGAGGCCGCGGTGGAGCGAGCGCCCCGGCACGCTCGTTCCCGTGATCCTCGACAACGTCCGCAACTTCGAACCGGGCGCGGCCCGGCGGCGCTTCGAGCAGGGGCTCCAGCAGGCGCGGAAGAAGGAGCAGGAGGTGCTGTCCCGGCTGCGGGCCCTGCCGGACGGGGAGCGCAAGGCCGACGAGACCAAGGGCATGATCGACCGGGTCCGCACCTTCATCGGATACCGGGAGTACCCGAAGTACGACATCATCAGCCGCTACTTCGTCTACAAGCAGGCCCTGATGGCGGAGGCCGAGCGCCTCGCGCAGGCGGGCGTGCTCGCCGAGAAGGAGGACGTCTTCTACCTCACCTTCGAGGAGTTCCACGACGTCGTGCGCACGCGGCAGATCGACGACCGGCTCGTCCGGCAGCGCAAGGACGCGTTCCGCGCGTACCAGGCGCTCACCCCGCCCCGGGTCCTCACCTCGGACGGCGAGGCTCTGACAGGGGCGTACCGGCGCGACGACGTACCGGACGGCGCACTGATCGGCCTGCCGGTCTCCACCGGGACGGTCGAGGGAAGGGCCCGCGTCATCCTCGACATGGCGGAGGCCGATCTCGAAGCGGGCGACATCCTGGTCACCACCTTCACGGACCCCAGCTGGTCACCGCTGTTCGTCGCCGTCGCGGGCCTGGTGACGGAGGTGGGCGGCCTGATGACCCACGGCGCGGTGATCGCCCGGGAGTACGGCCTGCCGGCCGTCGTGGGCGTGGAGCAGGCCACCCGGCGGATCCGGGACGGACAGCGGATCCGCGTGCACGGAACGGACGGGTACATCGAGATCCTGTCCTGA
- a CDS encoding MarR family transcriptional regulator: MTRLSGSGDDQSGGPGDDPLSVALEVADAVDGLANLWSVAAQGASLRLSPHQLRALRILESEPGLNLTTLAENMEIGPPTASRLCDRLEAAGLLERLLHPHRRREVQLVLTGRGRHVLDEVDARRSQALAVVLAAMEPGERAALSGGLRAFLTAQSDTGKETDDPGR; encoded by the coding sequence GTGACTCGTCTCAGTGGCTCGGGGGACGACCAGTCGGGCGGACCGGGTGACGACCCCCTCTCCGTCGCGCTGGAGGTCGCCGACGCCGTGGACGGTCTCGCGAACCTCTGGTCGGTGGCCGCCCAGGGAGCGAGCCTGAGGCTGTCGCCGCACCAGCTGAGAGCTCTGCGGATCCTGGAGTCGGAGCCGGGGCTCAACCTCACCACCCTGGCGGAGAACATGGAGATAGGGCCGCCGACCGCCAGCCGGCTGTGCGACCGCCTGGAGGCGGCCGGTCTGCTGGAGCGCCTGCTGCACCCGCACCGGCGCCGTGAGGTGCAGCTCGTTCTCACCGGGCGCGGCCGGCATGTGCTGGACGAGGTGGACGCGCGCAGATCGCAGGCGCTCGCCGTGGTCCTCGCGGCCATGGAACCCGGCGAGCGGGCGGCCCTGAGCGGGGGGCTGCGGGCCTTCCTGACCGCTCAGAGCGACACCGGCAAGGAGACCGACGACCCCGGACGCTGA
- a CDS encoding SpoIIE family protein phosphatase yields the protein MSRVWDIPVQDSTRVRDVRVAAEAACARAGLDAHATAVAALVATELGTNLVKHAGGGRVLVNLAALSDTFAEDVPCVQITSLDHGPGIDNVPAAMRDGHTTASSSLGAGLGTCRRISSEFDVHSRPGQGTVAVARITPARAPGGPRPREVRSRTGTRAGGITSSLAHAEHSGDAFTWVRSGPRVTLMLVDGLGHGDKAADASTAAVEELRRCAELPPAEILRRLHTALRATRGAAVGVAQLDEGTEKVSFAGVGNIGARLRTGGAWHPLISHPGIVGAHFPASVPLRENTWTPDSLLVLHSDGLPSRWVPPGDPLFGAHDPAVVAAVVLRDAGSAARPLRDDACVAVLAPEPRTDPHDRTP from the coding sequence GTGAGCAGGGTGTGGGACATCCCGGTCCAGGACAGCACCCGCGTCCGGGACGTACGTGTCGCCGCCGAAGCCGCCTGCGCCCGAGCGGGGCTGGACGCACATGCCACAGCCGTCGCGGCGCTGGTGGCCACCGAGTTGGGCACCAACCTCGTCAAGCACGCCGGGGGCGGCCGTGTCCTCGTCAACCTGGCCGCCCTCTCCGACACGTTCGCCGAGGACGTGCCCTGTGTGCAGATCACCTCGCTCGATCACGGACCGGGCATCGACAACGTCCCCGCGGCGATGCGGGACGGTCACACGACCGCCTCCTCCTCCCTCGGTGCGGGCCTGGGCACCTGCCGGCGCATCTCCAGCGAGTTCGACGTGCACAGCAGACCGGGTCAGGGCACCGTCGCGGTGGCACGCATCACCCCGGCGAGAGCACCGGGCGGACCGCGCCCCCGGGAGGTGCGTTCCCGTACGGGGACCCGGGCCGGCGGCATCACCAGCTCCCTCGCCCATGCCGAGCACTCCGGAGACGCCTTCACCTGGGTGCGCTCCGGTCCACGCGTCACGCTGATGCTGGTGGACGGGCTCGGCCACGGGGACAAGGCGGCCGACGCGTCCACAGCCGCCGTGGAGGAACTGCGCCGATGCGCCGAGCTGCCGCCGGCCGAGATCCTGCGGCGGCTGCACACCGCACTGCGGGCCACGCGCGGCGCGGCCGTCGGTGTCGCCCAGCTCGACGAGGGCACCGAAAAGGTCTCGTTCGCCGGGGTCGGCAACATCGGCGCCAGGCTGCGCACCGGCGGCGCGTGGCATCCCCTCATCTCCCACCCGGGCATCGTCGGCGCCCATTTCCCCGCCTCCGTGCCCCTGCGCGAGAACACCTGGACGCCGGACAGTCTGCTCGTCCTGCACAGCGACGGGCTCCCCAGCCGCTGGGTACCCCCCGGCGACCCCTTGTTCGGCGCCCATGACCCCGCCGTGGTGGCCGCGGTCGTCCTCAGGGACGCCGGCAGCGCCGCCCGGCCTCTGCGTGACGACGCCTGCGTGGCCGTACTGGCCCCTGAACCCCGGACGGACCCGCATGACCGCACCCCCTGA
- a CDS encoding STAS domain-containing protein, with translation MQVAEHDTAPDTAKELGAFLERRREQIAQRWADAALFRTVFTVSRDEAVEAGKSVVDALADVARSGRLEDVDAPGFDAVRDQLGRMAAARARAGFTPVQIAGEVADLREPMTALLRTEFQDADGVRAHACGQALAVLTATLRLVIMETTVSAGEELIERQRQQLLEVATPVIKLWDGVVAVPLIGTLDSARSQVVMESLLEAIVDQRAAYAILDITGVPTVDSLVAQHLMKTVAAARLMGAECIVSGIRPAIAQTIVHLGIDLGSIITRAGLADALAYALTQQGIVVSARPATGASPR, from the coding sequence ATGCAGGTGGCGGAGCACGACACGGCCCCCGACACAGCGAAGGAGCTGGGTGCCTTCCTGGAGCGGCGCCGTGAGCAGATCGCCCAGCGCTGGGCGGACGCCGCCCTGTTCCGCACCGTCTTCACCGTCTCCCGGGACGAGGCGGTCGAGGCGGGCAAATCCGTCGTGGACGCCCTGGCCGACGTGGCCCGCTCCGGACGGCTGGAGGATGTCGACGCTCCGGGTTTCGACGCCGTGCGGGACCAGCTCGGCCGGATGGCCGCGGCTCGGGCCCGGGCCGGGTTCACACCCGTGCAGATCGCCGGCGAGGTCGCGGATCTGCGCGAACCGATGACCGCACTGCTGCGGACCGAGTTCCAGGACGCCGACGGCGTGCGGGCACACGCGTGCGGGCAGGCGCTGGCGGTCCTGACGGCCACACTCCGCCTGGTGATCATGGAGACGACGGTGAGCGCGGGCGAGGAGCTCATCGAGCGCCAGCGTCAGCAGCTGCTGGAGGTGGCCACCCCGGTCATCAAGCTGTGGGACGGCGTGGTCGCCGTACCGCTGATAGGAACGCTGGACAGCGCCCGCAGCCAGGTCGTGATGGAGAGCCTGCTGGAGGCCATCGTGGACCAGCGGGCCGCCTACGCGATCCTCGACATCACCGGCGTGCCGACCGTGGACTCGCTCGTGGCCCAGCATCTGATGAAGACGGTCGCCGCGGCCCGGCTGATGGGCGCGGAGTGCATCGTCTCCGGCATCCGTCCCGCCATCGCGCAGACCATCGTCCACCTCGGTATCGACCTCGGATCGATCATCACGCGGGCCGGCCTCGCCGACGCGTTGGCGTACGCCCTCACCCAGCAGGGCATCGTCGTCTCCGCACGCCCGGCGACGGGAGCGAGTCCGCGGTGA